A window of the Streptomyces formicae genome harbors these coding sequences:
- a CDS encoding site-specific integrase: MKGSTHRRCYCRDPKTGKPLGKKCPKLTSRKHGSYSIRQELSPREDGTRRSFSRAGYDSLKAAQADLDHIRSLVGLPDADDADGLAQIAELLEKVADEKAPLPGIEATRRRLSHGLDLTSRLTVGEWLDIWLAGKKGRQSAISRDESNIRVHLQPRIGHLRLDRLRVTHLSEAFEAIAEANVEIAEGNAARRKAFEDLAQIPWKGREPRARRKAMKAAIAEMEPYRRIVGPATRQRVRSTLRAALNAAIAQQLITFNPAAHVELEAGKRPKALVWTEERILHWKRTGEKPSPVMVWTPEHTGLFLDHVEEDRLYALFHLIAFRGLRRGEACGQKWTDTNLDAGLITVAKQLVVDGWEVYEDDPKTDAGARTIALDSDTVQGLRRHRAQQEKDRKEWESAWVETGRVFTKENGEMLHPANVTRRFIELYEEIGLPPVRLHDLRHGAATLAHAAGADLKDIQEMLGHSSITITADTYTSLLPEADLAIAEAAARLVPRARSTSEDTRPEANVQPGEADEPVPDDVDPSGDVREINSPSAHAPLTQTAPDEEPEAE, encoded by the coding sequence TTGAAGGGCTCCACGCACCGCCGTTGCTACTGCCGCGACCCCAAGACCGGCAAGCCGCTCGGCAAGAAATGCCCCAAGCTCACCAGCCGGAAGCACGGCTCCTACTCGATACGCCAGGAGCTATCGCCCCGCGAAGACGGCACCCGCCGCTCCTTCAGCCGCGCCGGCTACGACAGCCTCAAGGCTGCCCAGGCCGACCTCGACCACATCAGGTCCCTCGTCGGCCTCCCCGACGCGGACGATGCCGATGGGCTGGCTCAGATCGCTGAGCTGCTGGAGAAAGTGGCAGACGAGAAGGCCCCATTGCCGGGCATCGAGGCGACGCGACGACGCCTCAGTCATGGCTTGGATCTGACGAGCCGTCTCACGGTGGGCGAGTGGCTGGACATCTGGCTGGCGGGCAAGAAGGGGCGGCAGAGCGCGATCAGCCGCGATGAGAGCAACATTCGTGTTCACCTCCAGCCACGCATCGGACACCTGCGGCTGGACCGCCTTCGGGTTACCCACCTGTCGGAGGCGTTCGAGGCTATAGCCGAGGCCAACGTCGAAATCGCCGAGGGAAACGCCGCGCGCCGTAAGGCGTTCGAGGACCTCGCACAGATTCCCTGGAAGGGACGCGAGCCCCGCGCCCGTCGCAAGGCGATGAAGGCCGCCATCGCCGAGATGGAGCCCTACCGCCGCATTGTCGGTCCGGCGACGCGCCAGCGCGTCCGCTCCACGCTGCGGGCCGCGCTGAACGCAGCGATCGCACAGCAGTTGATCACCTTCAACCCTGCCGCCCATGTTGAGTTGGAGGCGGGTAAGCGCCCCAAGGCGCTCGTGTGGACCGAGGAGCGCATCCTTCACTGGAAGCGCACCGGCGAGAAGCCCTCTCCGGTGATGGTCTGGACCCCGGAGCACACCGGCCTCTTCCTCGACCACGTCGAGGAGGACCGCCTGTACGCGCTGTTTCACCTGATCGCGTTCCGCGGGCTGCGGCGGGGCGAGGCGTGCGGGCAGAAGTGGACCGACACCAACCTGGACGCCGGTCTCATCACCGTCGCCAAGCAACTCGTCGTGGACGGCTGGGAGGTGTACGAGGACGACCCCAAGACCGACGCCGGCGCGCGCACCATCGCGCTGGACTCCGACACGGTCCAGGGCCTGCGACGGCACCGCGCCCAGCAGGAAAAGGACCGTAAGGAGTGGGAGAGCGCCTGGGTGGAGACCGGCCGCGTCTTCACCAAGGAGAACGGCGAGATGCTCCACCCCGCCAACGTCACACGGCGGTTCATTGAGCTGTACGAGGAGATCGGTCTCCCACCGGTCCGGCTCCACGACTTGCGTCACGGTGCCGCAACGCTGGCCCATGCGGCCGGGGCCGACCTAAAGGACATCCAGGAGATGCTCGGCCACTCCTCGATCACCATCACGGCCGACACGTACACGAGTCTGCTTCCCGAAGCGGATCTGGCGATCGCCGAGGCTGCAGCCCGGCTCGTGCCGCGAGCCCGCTCTACCTCCGAGGACACCAGGCCCGAGGCGAACGTCCAGCCCGGCGAGGCCGACGAGCCCGTGCCGGATGATGTTGATCCGTCGGGCGACGTTCGGGAGATCAACTCCCCGTCCGCTCACGCACCGCTCACGCAAACGGCCCCGGACGAGGAGCCCGAGGCCGAATAG
- a CDS encoding helix-turn-helix domain-containing protein: protein MTQRGFDDEEDDFPEWEDRIKANVAGEVRRRRKEMGWSAQDLADQCERLGHPIPRNVIANMESGRRASLPLVDVMVLAAALETYPACLIFPVGYVDRTQELPFQDLVPTWDALRRFTGEQDMPGHDAGLVPDFEAHASLVRTALAALEEEERARFTAKAATSRAQQEEAERRRTKYADQAISAKYNLRYLRRDLRDDGATPPDLPPALADVEPPEAEPNTTPEERL from the coding sequence ATGACACAACGTGGTTTCGATGATGAAGAGGATGACTTCCCTGAGTGGGAGGACCGGATCAAGGCCAACGTGGCCGGCGAAGTCCGGCGGAGACGGAAGGAGATGGGGTGGAGCGCACAAGATCTGGCCGACCAGTGCGAGAGGCTCGGGCATCCCATCCCGCGCAACGTGATTGCCAACATGGAGTCCGGCCGCCGGGCCAGCCTTCCGCTGGTGGACGTGATGGTCCTGGCCGCCGCCCTGGAGACGTACCCGGCCTGCCTGATCTTTCCGGTCGGGTACGTCGACAGAACCCAGGAACTGCCGTTCCAGGACCTCGTACCCACTTGGGATGCCTTGCGGCGCTTCACCGGCGAGCAGGACATGCCTGGGCATGACGCGGGCCTGGTGCCCGACTTCGAAGCTCACGCCAGCCTCGTACGCACCGCTCTGGCCGCGCTCGAAGAGGAAGAACGGGCGCGGTTCACGGCCAAAGCGGCAACCAGCCGCGCCCAGCAGGAAGAAGCCGAACGCAGGCGCACCAAATACGCCGACCAGGCCATCTCCGCCAAGTACAACCTCCGCTATCTCCGCAGGGACCTCCGCGACGACGGAGCCACTCCGCCCGACCTCCCGCCCGCACTGGCCGACGTCGAACCGCCCGAAGCCGAACCCAACACCACACCGGAGGAACGCCTTTGA
- a CDS encoding DUF3631 domain-containing protein yields MEHAGAEPYSSPDEPSCPPVAIPGQPPGRPSLPSPGEPSNAIPDLFPVSEGERVLTELREQIRRYVVLPSAEAFTAVSLWVAATHLQTAWQHAPRLAVVGPAKRCGKSRLLDVITESVHDPLITVNASAAAVFRSITDTPPTLLVDEADTLFGSAKVAEKNEEMRGLLNAGHQRNRPTLRVSGPNHEVAKFPTFAMAALAGIGDLPDTIMDRSIVIRMRRRRPGEKVAEFRTFRDTPPLHALRDRLVAWLAPLHADAMELTPAMPVEDRAADTWQPLVSIADLAGGRWPDLARTACRVMARHEAEQDQDSSSLGIRLLVDIRRAFAAEGNPPALRTSRLLDILNKDDETPWPDYTTNGLTPRGLQILLREYGIRSATRRFHGNVQAKGYARLQFTDSWARYCPEPVPETTTGA; encoded by the coding sequence GTGGAACATGCCGGAGCCGAGCCCTATTCCTCCCCCGACGAGCCTTCTTGCCCGCCGGTCGCCATCCCTGGGCAACCGCCCGGCCGCCCTTCCTTGCCGTCACCGGGAGAGCCGTCCAACGCCATACCCGATCTTTTCCCGGTCTCTGAGGGTGAGCGGGTGCTGACGGAGCTGCGGGAGCAGATTCGTCGGTACGTCGTGCTGCCGAGCGCGGAAGCCTTCACGGCGGTATCGCTATGGGTTGCGGCGACTCATCTGCAGACGGCGTGGCAGCACGCTCCGCGGCTGGCCGTGGTGGGACCGGCTAAGCGGTGCGGCAAGTCGCGGCTGCTGGACGTGATCACCGAGAGCGTCCACGATCCGCTGATCACGGTCAACGCCTCGGCCGCCGCGGTGTTCCGGTCGATCACCGACACCCCGCCCACTTTGTTGGTCGACGAGGCCGACACCCTCTTCGGGTCCGCGAAGGTCGCGGAGAAGAACGAAGAGATGCGCGGTCTGCTCAACGCGGGGCACCAGCGCAACCGCCCCACCCTCCGGGTCTCCGGCCCCAACCATGAGGTCGCGAAGTTTCCCACCTTCGCTATGGCGGCCCTCGCGGGCATCGGCGACCTGCCCGACACGATCATGGACCGGTCGATCGTCATCCGGATGCGCCGCCGCAGGCCGGGCGAGAAGGTGGCGGAGTTCCGCACCTTCCGCGACACCCCGCCACTCCACGCACTGCGCGACCGGCTCGTCGCCTGGCTGGCCCCACTCCACGCCGATGCGATGGAGCTGACACCGGCGATGCCGGTCGAGGACCGTGCAGCCGACACCTGGCAGCCGCTGGTGTCCATCGCCGACCTCGCCGGCGGACGGTGGCCCGACCTCGCCCGCACCGCCTGCCGGGTCATGGCCAGGCACGAGGCCGAGCAGGACCAAGACAGCAGCAGCCTGGGCATCCGCCTCCTGGTCGACATCCGCCGCGCCTTCGCTGCCGAAGGCAACCCCCCAGCGCTCCGCACCAGCCGCCTCCTCGACATCCTCAACAAGGACGACGAGACACCCTGGCCGGACTACACCACTAACGGCCTGACACCTCGGGGCCTGCAGATCCTGCTCCGGGAGTACGGCATCCGCTCGGCCACCCGCCGCTTCCACGGCAACGTCCAGGCCAAGGGCTACGCGCGCCTGCAGTTCACTGACTCCTGGGCGCGCTATTGCCCCGAGCCCGTACCGGAAACCACGACCGGCGCCTGA
- a CDS encoding DUF2637 domain-containing protein: MPSPNVATAPSAAPVPLAAAIRTGVALLALAAFALSYDALRQMAAASHIHRALTYAFPLVIDGFIAIGIGALLVLRTAPLSARLYVSALVGIATATSIWANVLHAIRLNQQARHTGLALDDITVGVISAIAPLALAGAVHFYLLVARRPATPDRHNTSARHKPLEGRETSEPAPPPGMDSNDVPQPVAKRVAEPSRQPGRQGSKQPSISLEQAMALGRTAPLGRAGRVSRRNVEKAIRDKGFGISRSRLDEVKSLLQAELDDATAGTG; the protein is encoded by the coding sequence TTGCCTTCCCCCAACGTCGCCACAGCACCGTCCGCTGCCCCGGTGCCACTGGCCGCCGCGATCCGCACGGGTGTGGCGCTGCTGGCCTTGGCAGCCTTCGCGCTCTCCTACGACGCCCTGCGCCAGATGGCCGCCGCCAGCCACATCCACCGAGCGCTCACCTACGCCTTCCCACTCGTCATCGACGGGTTCATCGCCATCGGGATCGGCGCCCTGCTCGTCCTGCGGACCGCGCCCCTTTCCGCCCGCCTCTACGTATCGGCGCTGGTCGGCATCGCCACCGCCACGAGCATCTGGGCCAACGTCCTGCACGCAATTCGCCTCAACCAGCAAGCCCGCCACACCGGACTCGCCCTCGACGACATCACCGTCGGAGTCATCTCCGCCATCGCCCCGCTCGCCCTGGCCGGAGCCGTCCACTTCTACCTCCTCGTCGCCAGACGCCCTGCCACCCCCGACCGCCACAACACCAGCGCCCGCCACAAACCCCTTGAGGGGCGCGAGACCAGCGAGCCCGCTCCGCCACCCGGCATGGACTCCAACGACGTGCCGCAGCCGGTCGCGAAGCGAGTGGCGGAGCCCTCTCGCCAGCCCGGTAGGCAAGGAAGCAAGCAGCCGAGCATTTCCCTGGAGCAGGCCATGGCCCTCGGCCGCACGGCTCCCCTCGGACGAGCCGGTCGTGTCTCGCGCCGCAACGTCGAGAAAGCGATCCGGGACAAGGGGTTCGGCATTTCCCGGAGCCGCCTGGATGAGGTCAAGAGCCTGCTGCAGGCCGAACTCGACGATGCCACTGCAGGCACCGGCTGA
- the mobC gene encoding plasmid mobilization relaxosome protein MobC, translating into MAEAFGHQGVPEPDQLIETSAAVPPPRAAEAAALHRVARRRQRKETQRKERVDVRYSTDEKTDILAVARSLNIAAAHYVGAVVMAHVHGDLALSGQRAALDDYIDELTALRGEVAKIGHNINQIAKKLNSGGCPHPGDTALLAQADRSLGAVDTTVRHIAAATNQAAATKGPR; encoded by the coding sequence GTGGCGGAGGCATTTGGGCACCAGGGGGTGCCCGAGCCGGACCAGCTCATCGAGACCAGCGCCGCCGTTCCGCCGCCGCGTGCGGCCGAAGCCGCTGCACTGCACCGAGTCGCGCGTCGCCGCCAGCGCAAAGAAACCCAGCGCAAAGAGCGCGTCGACGTCCGTTACAGCACCGACGAGAAGACCGACATCCTCGCCGTGGCCCGGTCGCTGAACATCGCCGCCGCCCACTACGTCGGCGCCGTCGTCATGGCCCACGTCCACGGAGACCTTGCCCTGTCTGGACAGCGCGCCGCGCTCGACGACTACATCGACGAACTGACCGCCTTGCGTGGCGAGGTCGCCAAGATCGGCCACAACATCAACCAGATCGCCAAGAAGCTCAACTCCGGCGGTTGTCCACATCCTGGGGATACCGCACTCCTCGCACAGGCAGATCGCAGTCTCGGCGCGGTCGACACCACCGTCCGCCACATTGCAGCAGCCACCAACCAGGCCGCCGCCACAAAGGGGCCCCGGTGA
- a CDS encoding relaxase/mobilization nuclease domain-containing protein, which translates to MIAKISSGKSTAGLIRYLYGPGRANEHTDPHLVASWDGFAPDPGRTDDIAATKKLLVADLDLRVKQARRLGRAPERHVWHCSIRAAESDRQLTDEEWGDIARRVVAAAGIAPDGDPDGCRWVAVRHAPDHIHIAATKVRGDLRTARHWNDYLTADRELASIEKEFGLFQVVRGDRTAAKRPTRAEQEKARRAGQEKTTPERLRATVRTAVAASSSMKEFVDLLSHTDGVLVEVVYFPSGDVRGYKVALEDDASGPIWYSGSKLAPDLSFPKIQERLKNIDPQPTDQPGRRRPDPWHQATAAAERIPHHLDQADDEASQGHLAALGEAIDALSLVTSQALRPQLREAATAFERATRSRIRAEHHHARALRGAVRAMLREPAPKDGTALAMFLDAAILVVIAAARWHQLRHHDQQVTAAQQTLLHLQAAYDQATAAPLAALAQRRPPQQTVERHIRHLRQAVPDHAEQVIEDPAFDALTAALADAEAAGHAPERLLQHVADQRALDDARRPARVLTWRIQRLSARPAPSARARAAQARSTVRASSAAQRPNAQIHAAAAVPAPQPPRARRR; encoded by the coding sequence GTGATCGCGAAGATCAGCAGCGGCAAGAGCACAGCCGGCCTCATCCGCTACCTCTACGGACCCGGCCGGGCCAACGAGCACACCGACCCCCACCTGGTCGCCTCCTGGGACGGCTTCGCGCCCGACCCCGGCCGCACCGACGACATCGCCGCCACCAAGAAGCTCCTCGTGGCCGACCTCGACCTACGCGTCAAGCAGGCCCGTCGGCTCGGCCGGGCGCCCGAGCGGCACGTGTGGCACTGCTCCATCAGGGCCGCCGAGAGTGACCGACAGCTCACTGACGAGGAGTGGGGCGACATCGCCCGCCGCGTAGTGGCGGCCGCCGGCATCGCGCCAGACGGTGACCCGGATGGCTGCCGCTGGGTCGCCGTCCGCCACGCGCCGGACCACATCCACATCGCCGCCACCAAGGTTCGAGGCGACCTGCGCACCGCTCGCCACTGGAACGACTACCTCACCGCCGACCGCGAACTGGCCTCCATCGAGAAGGAATTCGGCCTGTTCCAAGTAGTCCGCGGGGATCGCACCGCCGCCAAGCGGCCCACCCGTGCCGAGCAGGAGAAGGCCCGCCGCGCCGGGCAGGAGAAGACCACCCCTGAACGGCTGCGGGCCACCGTCCGCACCGCCGTGGCAGCCTCCTCCAGTATGAAGGAGTTCGTCGACCTGCTCAGCCACACCGACGGCGTGCTCGTCGAGGTCGTGTACTTCCCCTCTGGCGACGTGCGCGGCTACAAGGTCGCCCTCGAAGACGACGCCAGCGGCCCCATCTGGTATTCCGGCTCGAAACTCGCCCCGGACCTGTCCTTCCCCAAGATCCAAGAACGCTTGAAGAACATCGACCCGCAGCCCACCGACCAGCCGGGCCGGCGCAGGCCCGACCCCTGGCATCAGGCCACGGCCGCCGCCGAGCGCATCCCGCATCACCTCGACCAGGCCGACGACGAAGCCTCCCAAGGCCACCTCGCCGCCCTCGGTGAAGCCATCGACGCCCTCTCCCTCGTCACATCACAGGCCCTGCGACCCCAACTCCGAGAAGCAGCCACCGCGTTCGAACGGGCCACCCGCTCCCGCATCCGCGCCGAACACCACCACGCCCGAGCCCTGCGCGGCGCCGTACGGGCGATGCTCCGCGAGCCCGCCCCCAAGGACGGCACCGCCCTGGCGATGTTCCTCGACGCCGCGATCCTCGTCGTCATCGCCGCCGCCCGCTGGCACCAGCTCCGCCACCACGACCAGCAAGTCACCGCCGCACAACAGACCCTGCTCCACCTCCAGGCCGCCTACGACCAAGCCACAGCCGCACCCTTGGCCGCCCTCGCCCAGCGCCGACCACCCCAGCAGACCGTGGAACGGCACATCCGCCACCTGCGCCAGGCCGTGCCCGATCACGCCGAGCAGGTCATCGAAGACCCCGCCTTCGACGCCCTCACCGCCGCTCTCGCCGATGCCGAAGCCGCAGGCCACGCCCCGGAACGGCTCCTCCAGCACGTCGCCGACCAACGCGCCCTGGACGACGCGCGCCGCCCCGCACGGGTCCTGACCTGGCGCATCCAACGCCTCAGCGCAAGGCCGGCACCCAGCGCACGAGCCCGCGCAGCACAGGCCCGCAGCACGGTACGGGCTAGCAGCGCAGCACAGCGCCCCAACGCTCAGATCCACGCGGCAGCCGCCGTCCCGGCCCCGCAACCGCCGCGAGCACGGCGGCGCTGA
- a CDS encoding lanthionine synthetase C family protein, with translation MTGNPALDLVDAVAAQLADPDTAPPVPREHRQHLAYGPPGIALLHIERAANGLGPWQRAHDWLAAASRRPLTSGPDSHPFYGTPAFAHALACAADHLPGSYQRALNAMDRQIEADVIRRLDAAHQRIDAGRLPQLAEFDTIRGLAGYGAYLLRRNPGSPTMRAVLDYCVRLTEPITHYGETLPGWWTETGPSGGPDKRFPAGHANTGMAHGIGGVLALLALAARKGTVTDGHHGALRTILAWLDRWQKETGRGPIWLYWVTRSELRTGRPAPSALRRPSWCYGTVGLARAQQLAALALGETGRQIEAENALVAALTDPDQLRATTDNGLCHGFAGLAHVAVRTAGDAHHSTVGRLRAVIPALLAAVTPPGTDPELMATALVRGEGPGLLDGAAGTALALLAPSTAAPPQSAWDACLLIA, from the coding sequence GTGACCGGCAACCCCGCGCTCGACTTGGTTGACGCCGTCGCCGCCCAGCTCGCCGACCCCGACACGGCGCCTCCGGTCCCTCGGGAACACCGGCAGCACCTCGCCTACGGCCCGCCCGGCATCGCGCTCCTGCACATCGAGCGGGCTGCGAACGGCCTCGGACCGTGGCAACGCGCACACGACTGGCTCGCTGCTGCCTCTCGTCGGCCGCTCACGAGCGGCCCCGACAGCCATCCCTTCTACGGGACGCCTGCCTTCGCCCACGCCCTGGCCTGCGCGGCCGACCATCTTCCTGGCTCCTATCAGCGCGCCCTTAACGCGATGGACCGACAGATCGAGGCAGACGTCATTCGCCGTCTCGACGCCGCACACCAACGCATCGACGCCGGACGCCTGCCGCAGCTCGCCGAGTTCGACACCATCCGGGGCCTCGCCGGATACGGCGCCTATCTCCTTCGCCGCAACCCCGGCAGCCCCACGATGCGCGCCGTCCTCGACTACTGCGTACGCCTCACCGAACCGATCACGCACTACGGCGAGACCCTGCCGGGCTGGTGGACGGAGACCGGGCCCTCGGGCGGTCCGGACAAGCGATTCCCCGCCGGACACGCCAACACCGGCATGGCGCACGGCATCGGCGGCGTGCTCGCGCTCCTGGCCCTCGCCGCTCGGAAAGGCACCGTCACCGACGGGCATCACGGAGCACTGCGCACCATCCTGGCCTGGCTGGACCGCTGGCAGAAGGAGACCGGTCGAGGACCCATCTGGCTGTACTGGGTCACCCGGAGCGAGCTGCGTACCGGTCGCCCCGCCCCGTCCGCGCTCCGGCGACCGTCCTGGTGCTACGGCACCGTCGGCCTTGCCCGCGCCCAGCAACTCGCCGCACTCGCCCTCGGAGAAACCGGCCGCCAGATCGAAGCGGAGAACGCGCTCGTGGCTGCCCTCACCGATCCGGACCAGCTGAGAGCCACGACGGACAACGGCCTGTGCCACGGCTTCGCCGGCCTCGCACACGTCGCTGTCCGTACGGCTGGAGACGCCCACCACTCGACCGTGGGCCGACTCCGCGCTGTGATTCCGGCACTCCTGGCCGCGGTCACCCCGCCGGGCACCGACCCCGAGCTCATGGCCACGGCACTCGTTCGGGGCGAGGGCCCCGGTTTGCTCGACGGTGCCGCCGGCACAGCCCTGGCCCTCCTCGCGCCCAGCACCGCCGCACCACCCCAGTCTGCCTGGGACGCATGCCTGCTCATCGCCTGA
- a CDS encoding FxLD family lanthipeptide, with product MTRSTVVPSRTEVRPQIPGASDGFDLDVSLVEIADPAGLVNLTDDNCGSTCGACTTNVA from the coding sequence ATGACACGCAGCACCGTAGTTCCCAGTCGTACCGAAGTACGTCCGCAGATCCCGGGTGCATCGGACGGTTTCGATCTGGATGTCTCCCTCGTCGAAATCGCCGACCCGGCGGGCCTGGTCAACCTGACCGACGACAACTGCGGGTCCACCTGCGGCGCCTGCACCACCAACGTCGCCTGA
- a CDS encoding ATP-binding protein: protein MPSLKKPVEAILASHPTYSEIFPCEPSTAETGRKIVRDVLGIWHLDNLADRAELIITELIANASRHTPCPEIRLVVGRPSATRVRVGIVDEEPSRLPLLSHAGEEDESGRGLLLIDAVADRWGCDLQSSGRRLRGKEVWAELRTEEDE, encoded by the coding sequence ATGCCGAGTCTGAAGAAGCCAGTTGAGGCCATCCTCGCCAGCCATCCCACGTACAGCGAGATCTTTCCGTGCGAGCCGTCCACTGCCGAGACCGGTCGCAAGATCGTCCGGGACGTTCTCGGTATATGGCACCTCGACAACCTCGCCGACCGAGCCGAGCTGATCATCACGGAGCTGATCGCGAACGCCTCCAGGCACACCCCGTGTCCCGAGATCCGTCTCGTTGTCGGACGGCCGAGCGCGACCCGGGTACGTGTCGGGATCGTGGACGAAGAGCCGTCGCGTCTGCCCCTGCTCAGCCACGCGGGTGAAGAGGACGAGTCGGGCCGCGGGCTGCTCCTCATCGATGCCGTTGCCGACCGCTGGGGCTGCGACCTTCAGAGCTCGGGCAGACGCCTGCGGGGCAAAGAGGTCTGGGCCGAGCTCCGCACCGAGGAGGACGAGTGA
- a CDS encoding XRE family transcriptional regulator, whose protein sequence is MDAIRNTVLETWMTEHGYSSNSLADAVNRAVEQLTGHVGGLDGSSVRAWKAGRVAWPKSVSRRALEDVTGLPAVALGFVPRGRPSPTPAPPQQEEPDMKRRTLVGGIAAAAAAAAAPGTASPRRIGMSDVNRLNKRFAEIIASDHRHGGQLGIEQRAAALADEALNLQNAGSATQRVRSSLYASAAAFRSSAMWAAIDGRRYDVAKAHMREAQALAEMSGDQAIKFRIWSHAGTMYRHMGRPADACAANDVARNLHLTRRDPLFASLGLARQGAIHGTAQNRTGTHRAFEQAQDAMLRADPADYRPVWLLAFYDQAELDSLALSAYLSLGDYPTAEYHAHRCLSSLRPHMVRSRAITTTRLAHALLAQGAADAATATAMKVPTDAATRHARVSRMLQEFGAALRATAPGSTTAQTWTEHTTTWRMAA, encoded by the coding sequence ATGGACGCCATCCGCAACACCGTCCTTGAGACGTGGATGACCGAACACGGCTACAGCTCCAACAGCCTTGCCGATGCCGTGAACAGGGCCGTCGAGCAGCTGACCGGACACGTAGGCGGGCTCGACGGATCATCGGTCCGGGCGTGGAAAGCGGGCCGGGTCGCCTGGCCAAAGTCGGTAAGTCGTAGAGCACTTGAGGACGTCACCGGATTACCCGCCGTCGCTTTAGGGTTCGTGCCACGGGGCCGGCCTTCGCCCACCCCAGCGCCACCGCAGCAGGAGGAGCCCGACATGAAGCGCCGTACTCTCGTCGGCGGCATCGCGGCGGCGGCTGCCGCAGCAGCCGCGCCCGGCACCGCATCACCGCGCCGTATCGGCATGAGCGACGTCAACCGCCTGAACAAGCGCTTCGCCGAGATCATCGCCAGCGACCACCGCCACGGCGGGCAACTCGGCATCGAGCAGCGAGCCGCCGCGCTCGCCGACGAGGCGCTCAACCTCCAGAACGCGGGCAGTGCCACCCAGCGGGTACGCAGCAGCCTTTACGCCTCCGCAGCGGCATTCCGCTCATCGGCGATGTGGGCAGCCATCGATGGCCGGCGCTACGACGTCGCCAAGGCGCACATGCGCGAGGCCCAGGCCCTCGCTGAGATGTCCGGGGACCAGGCGATCAAGTTCCGCATCTGGAGTCACGCGGGCACCATGTACCGCCACATGGGCCGACCCGCCGACGCGTGCGCCGCCAACGATGTCGCCCGCAACCTCCACCTCACACGCCGAGACCCTCTGTTCGCATCCCTCGGTCTGGCCCGCCAGGGCGCCATCCACGGAACGGCGCAGAACCGCACCGGTACCCACCGTGCGTTCGAGCAGGCTCAGGACGCCATGCTGCGCGCCGATCCCGCCGACTACCGGCCGGTGTGGTTACTCGCCTTCTACGACCAGGCCGAGCTGGACTCCTTGGCCCTATCCGCGTACTTGTCACTCGGCGACTACCCGACTGCCGAGTACCACGCCCACCGCTGTCTCTCCTCCCTCCGGCCCCACATGGTCAGGTCCCGGGCCATCACCACGACCCGTCTCGCACACGCCCTGCTCGCACAGGGCGCCGCCGACGCCGCTACGGCCACCGCGATGAAAGTCCCGACAGACGCCGCCACCCGACACGCCCGCGTGTCGCGCATGCTCCAAGAGTTCGGGGCCGCCCTGCGGGCCACCGCGCCCGGCAGCACCACCGCCCAGACCTGGACCGAACACACCACCACCTGGAGGATGGCCGCATGA
- a CDS encoding GNAT family N-acetyltransferase, with amino-acid sequence MTMAPATELRTFTTLDTARGDLLDVYADVRAPLLHLPNYAITAFGERVDRHGTEPGFTAVLAYADGQPVGYAYGNTIEHGDRYWQRTSPPPAEKYTDRPTLALKEIGVRPAWRKTGTARRIHNALLATRDEPYVTLMVNPAAGDGKVHTLYKSWGYEDIGQSQPSPASPVLTVMICASR; translated from the coding sequence ATGACCATGGCGCCCGCCACCGAACTGCGCACGTTCACCACCCTCGACACCGCCCGTGGCGATCTCCTCGACGTGTACGCCGACGTACGCGCCCCGCTGCTCCACCTGCCGAACTACGCGATCACCGCGTTCGGGGAGCGCGTCGACCGGCACGGTACCGAGCCAGGGTTCACGGCCGTCCTCGCGTACGCGGACGGGCAGCCGGTCGGCTACGCCTACGGCAACACCATCGAGCACGGCGACCGCTACTGGCAGCGCACCAGCCCGCCGCCGGCGGAAAAGTACACCGATCGTCCGACCCTGGCCCTGAAGGAGATCGGCGTCCGCCCGGCCTGGCGGAAGACCGGCACCGCCCGCCGCATCCACAACGCCCTCCTCGCCACCCGCGACGAGCCGTACGTCACGCTCATGGTCAACCCTGCCGCCGGCGACGGAAAGGTCCACACGCTCTACAAGTCGTGGGGGTACGAGGACATCGGCCAGAGCCAGCCGTCACCGGCCTCGCCAGTCCTCACGGTGATGATCTGCGCCAGCCGCTGA